GATTAACTTGGAGAAATATATGTCGGACAAAGACGGCTCCGTCATGGAATGCCCGATCGTATGGCATCCATTTTCAAGCCAAAGAAGGTGAATTCGATCGATGTATAATCCGACGATTGCCGAACACTTCATGAATCCGCGCAACATCGGCGAGCTGGAAACGTCCGACGAGACGGTCCGTATCGGGAATCCGATATGTGGCGACACGATCCATATGCAGGTGCTTTTCGACGGAGATATTGCAGCGGATGTGAAATACAAAGCGTACGGATGCGCAGCGTCGATCGCGACCGCGAGTATTTTCAGCGAATACGTGAAGGGCCGGTCCTTGACGGAAATACGGCAAACGCCGCATTTTAAAACGGGACATTATTATTCGCAATTTGGAGCTGAGAGGCGTTGAACCGGACGATATTGCCGATGACGCGCCGTTATTCGGCGAGGGGCTTGGGCTGGAGTCCGTCGAAGCGTTTTATATTGCCGGCGGCATTCAGGAGCGTTTCGGCGTGAAAATCGACCGGACAAAATTGAATCAGCTGCGGCCGCATTTCCAATCCGTCCGGACGCTTGCCGTATTCGTCATGCACCTTCTGGCGGAAGGGGAGCGTCATGGCTGAGCTGGTAATGGACAAATTGCTTCAAAACAATCTGGTCGATTTGCTGAGGTACCGCGCGCTCGACTCCCCGGATACGGTGCTGTATACGTACCTCGCGGACGGGGAAAGCCAGAGCGAAAGCATGACGGCTGCCGAACTCGACCGGCGGGCGGCTGAGATCGCGATGGCTCTGCTTGAATCGGGCCGGCGGCCGGAATCGGCCATTCTGCTGTACCCGCAAGGAAATGACTTCATTGCCGGATTTATGGGATGCTTGTACGCCGGCGTCATCGCCATACCGGCGTTCCCGCCGCATCTTCGCCGGCCGTCTCCGCGTCTTTGAAGCGATTGTCAAGGATTCCGGAGCGACCGTGGCGTTGGCGACGAGCAGCATACTGCGCGATATGGCCAACAACCGGAATCATCTCGTTCATCTGTCTAATCTCCGGTGGATCGCAACGGACACGCTTACGATTACCGATACACACTACAGACCGTCGTGTAAAGGGGAAAATCTCGCTTTCCTGCAGTATACATCGGGGTCGACAGGCAATCCGAAAGGCGTCATGGTCACGCACAGCAACCTTTTGCACAACCTGACGCTGCTGGCGAAATATTTCCAGCTGGATCAAGATTCGAAAATCTTAAGCTGGCTGCCCGTATTTCACGATATGGGGCTGATCGGCAAACAGCTGATGGCTCTGCTGCTCGGCATCGAGAATGGGGATTCGAAATTTACATGCTTCTGTTAAGAGGGGGATGGAAGTGCGCGATGTTGACATTTTGATCATCGGCGGCGGACAGGCGGGCCTCTCAACGGGCTATTATATGAAGGACCGGTCCTCCAACTTCCCGATCCCTGGAACGATCGGGTCGGGTTGGGGACGTCTGGCGGAATCGTTACGACTCCTTGACGCTTTTTACGCCGAGGCTTTACAGCTCGCTGCCCGGACTTCCGCTGACCGGGGATCCTTGGGGATATCCGGGCAAAGATGAATTTGCGGACTACTTGGAACAATAACGGTCCCGATTCCAGCTCCCCGTACAGACCGGCACGCGGGTAAGCCGATTGTCGCTGCAGGGACGGGAGTTCGTTGCGAAGACCAACCAAGGTGCGATTCGAGCGAAACGGGTCGTGGTGGCGACGGGTCCGTTCCAACGGCCCCATATCCCTTCGTTCGCCTCGCAGCTGGATCCGGATGTCACGCAGGTTCATACAAACCGCTACCGGAATCCGCAGGACCTGCCGGACGGCAACGGGGAAATATTGGTGGTCGGCGGAGGCAATTCCGGCGTTCAAATCGCGTATGAGCTGTCCCGAAAGGAGCGCGTCCGCTTGTCCGTCAGCGTTCCGAGCAGTTATTTGCCGAGACGGCTGCTCGGCCGCAGCTTGTTTTGGTGGTACGACCTGATCCGGCTGTTCGAACGGACTCCGGACAGCCGATTAGGCCGAAAGCTGAAAGCAAAACGCGACCCGCTGTACGGATTTGAGCTGAAGAAAGCGATTGCGGAGGGCGAGGTTGTTGTCGTCCCGAAAGCCGTTCGAGCGGAAGGACGAACGGTCCATTTCGAAGACGGATCGTCGTCCGAAGTGCGCGCGATCGTTTGGGGAACAGGCTTCCGTTCCGATTACAACTGGATCGATATTCCGGGCATCCGGGACGCAAGAGGTCAAATGATCCACGATCGAGGAATCGCTTCCGTGCCGGGTCTTGCTTTCGTCGGCCTTCCCTGGCAAACAACGCGCGGCTCTGCGTTAATCGGCTGGGTGCACCGCGAGGCGCAGGCAATCGTAAACTTTCTCTCAAGGCCGGGTGACTCGTTTGATCCAACTGTGGGCCACCAGGTTATGTCCGAAATCGGCGGATAACGACTGGCAATTGTGCTATCCTCATTTAAACGTGCAGCGGAGAATCAGGGCGCAAGCCTGCTTGCGGCCGGAACAGCGAATGCGTCTTGCGGCGGCCGAGCTGCTGCTGGATTACGTATTCATTCGGGCCTATGGGCTGAAAAGGGGCGAGATTTCCTACCGGTATAATGCGTTAGGCAAACCGTTGCTCCATCCGGGACTACCGCATTTTAACGTATCTCATTCGGGGGATTGGATGGTGGCGGCCTTTGGTTATGCGCCGGTCGGGATCGACGTCGAAAGAGTAGACGAGAAGCTGAACGGGCTCGTTCCCCTGATGCTGACCGGCCGGGAACGGCGGGAGTGGTCGTTTACCCCTGGGCGGGAGGAATATGTATGCAGCCGCTGGGTGCTCAAAGAGAGCTTCGTCAAGGCGCTGGGCGTGGGCCTGCAGTATCCGCTGACGGGGGTAGACCCCTATCAGATCGGAGGAGGCTGTTGGAAGCACGTTCATTGCGGCAAAGCGTATGATTTGAAATTGATCGATTTCGATTCGGCATACCGTCTCTCGGTATGCAGTGCATCCCCGAAGCTTCCGGAGCGGACGAAGCTGATTCCGCTGCGGGATTGCATTAATTTTGGCATCCAAAATTCGGCCGTCTCGATGCGGAAGCGGCGAACGGCACGAGAAGTTAAAGCGAGCTCGATCGTTTACATAACATTAAATCGGTCAACTCAAGATTGAAGGCATACCGTTCGTGTGATATCATACATTAGACTATCATCTAATTACCAGGTACTAGGTGGTTCCGAACATGGCGACATTTTATTTGGTCCGGCATGCCGAGAAAGAAAAGGCGATCGGAGATGTATCGATAACCTCTGCCGGCCGATGGCAGGCCCGAAAGACAGCGTGTCATTTCAGCAGGCTCCCGGTCAGCCTTATCGTGACAAGCCCGCTTCGCAGAGCGAAAGAAACCGCCGAATATATCGCACGTTCCGCAAAATCCGGTTTGGAAGTGGATCATCGCCTGCGTGAACGCGCGAATTGGGGGGATTTGCCGGAACAATCGTTCGAGGAATTTGTTGAAATGTGGGAACGCAGCACCCGGGATCCCGATTATATGCCGCCGGTCGGCGATTCCGCGAAGCAGGCCGGCGAACGTTTAGCCCTGGTGCTGTCGGAGCTGGCTGTGAAATACGGATCCGGGAGCAGCATCGTCATCGTTACCCACGGAGGGCTTATCACGGATTTTCTGGTGCATGCCGTGTCCGAAGACCAGCTTAATCTATGGCATCCGAGCTTCATTGAAGCCCAAAGCAGCCTGATCCCCGAGTGCTCCGTTACAACGCTACATTATGATCGGAATGCATGTAAAATCGCGGCGTTTGCTTCCGTCGGGCATCTGAAACCTGAAGACCCGATTTAGGAATGCAAACGGATGAACCAGCCTTTTAAGGGGCTGGTTTTTTGGTACAGCGGGGGAATCCGGGAGTATAGCCCCTGAAAAACCATACATAAATTGGATAATGTGGATCCAAATATGAAAATCATTGTGAAAAATTGTGCAATTTGGGTCATTTTTTTGGACAGCCTGTTCTATGAAAGCCATTTTGGGTAGTATAATCATTTATGAGAGAATGCAGTGTGACAGGCAGTTCGCAAATTTTGCTCTGCGCCATTCAACAGCAGCGATTGGCCGCGGAACGATCCGGCATGTGGGAACGGCTTCGGGAGAAATCGAAACGAGCTTGGCGCCGACGCCAGGTTTGCCCGCCTGCAAAAATAAACCAGACAAGGAGTGAGGTCGTTGAAAAGATTGAAAGTTTACCCCCATAACGGATCGATTACTGGAGCTGTTGCAGTTCCACCATCCAAGTATCATCTGCACAGGGCTTTAATCTTTGGATCGCTTGCGGAAGGCGAAACCGTCATACACGGGAAATCAGGAGCGCTTCATATCCGGGATACGCTTAATTCTCTCAAAGATTTCGGCATTGCCGTCACCCCGAACGAATTCGGATATCGGGTGCGGGGAGGCGCGTACAAGCCTGCGAACGGTAAAATCCGGGTCGGCAGCTCGGGCTCCACGCTGCAGTTCATGCTCGGTCTTGGAAGCCTGTCGCAAAGCATAGCTCCCGTATATAACGGCCATAAAGCGCTTCGGGAACGGCCGATCGGCCCGCTGCTCAAGGCGCTCGGCTCCATGGGGGTCCGGTGGTCGGCAGCCGATTTCAAAATGCCGGTTACCATTGAACCCGGCAGGCCGAAAGGCGGCCTCATTCAAATTCCGGGGACGCTGAGCCAGTGGATATCGGGCCTTCTCATCCTTGCCCCGTTCGCCGAGAAGGATACGATCATCGAGGCCCTGCCGCCGCATAACGAACTTACATACGTCCAACTGACGATTGATATGCAGAAAAAGTTTGGCATCCACGTCGAAACGGATCCGAGCGGCACCCGCTGGAGAGTGCCAGCGGGGCAAAAATACCAGCCCGCAGAGATCCATATCGAACCGGACTTATCCTCGGCCGCATTTTTGCTCGTACTCGCGGCGCTGTTCCCGGCAGACATTGTGCTGCAAGGGCTGGAAGGAAGCGGAACCCATCCCGAAGGGAAAATACTAGATATTATTGAAAGGTTCGGCGTGCCGCTTGCTTATGACGGCGGGAACAACAGCGTGCGCATCCAGCGGCCGGATGTTCAGCCGGTCAGCATCGGCGAAATCGACATGCGCCATATTCCGGATCTGATTCCGGCGTTATCCGTGCTCGCGGCGGTGTCCCGGGGGACGACCGTGCTTAAAAATATCGGCCCGGGGCGGATGAAAGAGTCCAACCGCGTAAAAGCGATGCTGCAGCTGAATAAAATGGGGGCGAACATTCGTGAAATCGGCGACGACCTGATTATCGAAGGGGTCGGCAGCCTGAACAGCGCTTCGATTTCCACGTACAACGATCACCGGGTGCAAATGGCGTTCACGCTCGCTTCGCTGCGGGCTGCGGGCGAGGGCAGCGAGCTGACCTTCCCGAACGCTTACCGCATCTCCTATCCGGAATTTTTCGAGCATCTGGCGCTTCTCGGCATCCAGGCGGCTCCGGATGATCCGGCTGCCGCTCCGAAAGAGCTGCGCGCAGAGGAGGTTGTCAGCGTATGATCGCATCCCATCACCTTGACGGCGGCCGGTTGATTCTTAACCGGTTCGCCGATGCCGATCCTCAAAAAGATGCGGTCGTCGATCTGAGCCTTTCCTCTCCGATTGTCATGAGCAACGGAGAGCTGAACGATCTGGCGTGCCGCGCGGCGGCAGGCTTGATCGAACGCGGCGTACAGCCCGGTGAGAGCGTCGCTTATATGCTCCCGAACAGCTGGGAATTCGTCGCCTTGACGCTGGCGATATGGAAAATCGGAGCCGTCGCCTGTCCGATGCTCCCTGCCTTAAGGGAACGGGAAATTCCGTTCATTATGAACAAGTCGCGCAGCCGGGTGCTGATCATTCCGGCCTCGTACCGCAAGTTTGAATACGGGCCGATGATCGAGAGCATCCGCCCGCAATTGACGGGACTGGAGCATCTCATTACGATTAGCGACCGGGATCCCAAGGATTTGACGCGCTGTCTGGGCGGTCTCGCCGCGCAGGATCCGGATGAAGCGGAGCTTGAGCGGAGGCGTCCCGGCGCGGATTCTCCGGCTCAGCTGCTGTTTACGTCGGGAACGACCGGCGAGCCGAAGGGCGTCATTCATACGCACGGCACGCTCAGCCACGGCGTCCTCGCGCATGCGGAAGGACTCGGGCTGAGCGCGGAAGACACGCTTTGGATTCCGTCGCCGATGGCGCATCAGACGGGATTCCTGTACGGTATGATCATGGCGATGTACGTAGGCGCCACCCAGGTATGCCAGGCGGAGTGGGACGTGTCCAAAGCGCGCGTGGCGATAGAGAAGTATGGCGCGACGTTCGTTCAGGCGGCGATGCCGTTCCTGGCCGATCTGACCCGTGAAGAGAATCCGCCGCAAGGGTTGAAAGTCTTCATCGCGACGGGCGCGCCGGTTCCCCGCAAGCTCGCGCAGGAGGCGAGCGAGCGGCTGAACTGCAAGGTTGCGGGCGGCTGGGGCTCGACCGAAAGCTGCATGATCAGCGTCGGCTCGGTGAAGAACTACACCGAAGCGTCCTGGAACTCGGACGGACAAGTCATCGCGGGCAGGGAAATGAAGATCACGGACGAGCAGGGCCGCACGCTCCCGCCCGGCCAGGAAGGATTGTTCAAGGTGAAAACGCCGGCGATGTTCACCGCTTATCTGGACCATCCGGAATGGTACGAAGCGGCTGTCGATCCGGACGGCTATTTTAATACCGGAGATCTTGCGATCATTGACGAAGAGGGCAATCTCCATCTGACGGGCCGGGTCAAGGACGTCATCAACCGGGGCGGCGTCAAAATTCCCGTGGCCGAGATCGAGAACCTGCTCTACCAAATGGAAGGGCTGCGCGATGTCGCCATTGTCGGCATGCCCGATCCGCGGCTCAACGAGCGGATTTGCGCTTACGTCGCATTGAACGATCCCGGCCGCGGCATCGCGCTCGAGGATCTGACCGCTTATCTCGAGGGCAAAGGCGTCACCAAAATTTACTGGCCCGAACGGCTGGAGCTCATACCGGAGATGCCGCGCACAACCACGGGGAAAATTCAAAAATATGTGCTCAGACAAATGATCGCGGACAAGCTGAAAGCCGCCGAGTAAAGCCGGGGCACAAACCGGGCGCGATTTGCGTCCGGTCCTTTCTGCTGTACGGGAGCCAAAATCAAACCAGTGAGGAGAATCGGAATGAATGACGCTGCATTTCAACATTTGAAAGAGGAAGTCAAAGCCTACGTAAACGGCCGGCTGCGTGAGCTTTCCGTACGGATTG
This genomic window from Paenibacillus humicola contains:
- a CDS encoding iron-sulfur cluster assembly scaffold protein — encoded protein: MYNPTIAEHFMNPRNIGELETSDETVRIGNPICGDTIHMQVLFDGDIAADVKYKAYGCAASIATASIFSEYVKGRSLTEIRQTPHFKTGHYYSQFGAERR
- a CDS encoding phosphopantetheine-binding protein codes for the protein MELRGVEPDDIADDAPLFGEGLGLESVEAFYIAGGIQERFGVKIDRTKLNQLRPHFQSVRTLAVFVMHLLAEGERHG
- a CDS encoding AMP-binding protein; the encoded protein is MAELVMDKLLQNNLVDLLRYRALDSPDTVLYTYLADGESQSESMTAAELDRRAAEIAMALLESGRRPESAILLYPQGNDFIAGFMGCLYAGVIAIPAFPPHLRRPSPRL
- a CDS encoding AMP-binding protein, encoding MTSLPDLWDACTPASSPYRRSRRIFAGRLRVFEAIVKDSGATVALATSSILRDMANNRNHLVHLSNLRWIATDTLTITDTHYRPSCKGENLAFLQYTSGSTGNPKGVMVTHSNLLHNLTLLAKYFQLDQDSKILSWLPVFHDMGLIGKQLMALLLGIENGDSKFTCFC
- a CDS encoding flavin-containing monooxygenase — encoded protein: MSLQGREFVAKTNQGAIRAKRVVVATGPFQRPHIPSFASQLDPDVTQVHTNRYRNPQDLPDGNGEILVVGGGNSGVQIAYELSRKERVRLSVSVPSSYLPRRLLGRSLFWWYDLIRLFERTPDSRLGRKLKAKRDPLYGFELKKAIAEGEVVVVPKAVRAEGRTVHFEDGSSSEVRAIVWGTGFRSDYNWIDIPGIRDARGQMIHDRGIASVPGLAFVGLPWQTTRGSALIGWVHREAQAIVNFLSRPGDSFDPTVGHQVMSEIGG
- a CDS encoding 4'-phosphopantetheinyl transferase family protein, with protein sequence MRPEQRMRLAAAELLLDYVFIRAYGLKRGEISYRYNALGKPLLHPGLPHFNVSHSGDWMVAAFGYAPVGIDVERVDEKLNGLVPLMLTGRERREWSFTPGREEYVCSRWVLKESFVKALGVGLQYPLTGVDPYQIGGGCWKHVHCGKAYDLKLIDFDSAYRLSVCSASPKLPERTKLIPLRDCINFGIQNSAVSMRKRRTAREVKASSIVYITLNRSTQD
- a CDS encoding histidine phosphatase family protein, with the protein product MATFYLVRHAEKEKAIGDVSITSAGRWQARKTACHFSRLPVSLIVTSPLRRAKETAEYIARSAKSGLEVDHRLRERANWGDLPEQSFEEFVEMWERSTRDPDYMPPVGDSAKQAGERLALVLSELAVKYGSGSSIVIVTHGGLITDFLVHAVSEDQLNLWHPSFIEAQSSLIPECSVTTLHYDRNACKIAAFASVGHLKPEDPI
- the aroA gene encoding 3-phosphoshikimate 1-carboxyvinyltransferase, which produces MKRLKVYPHNGSITGAVAVPPSKYHLHRALIFGSLAEGETVIHGKSGALHIRDTLNSLKDFGIAVTPNEFGYRVRGGAYKPANGKIRVGSSGSTLQFMLGLGSLSQSIAPVYNGHKALRERPIGPLLKALGSMGVRWSAADFKMPVTIEPGRPKGGLIQIPGTLSQWISGLLILAPFAEKDTIIEALPPHNELTYVQLTIDMQKKFGIHVETDPSGTRWRVPAGQKYQPAEIHIEPDLSSAAFLLVLAALFPADIVLQGLEGSGTHPEGKILDIIERFGVPLAYDGGNNSVRIQRPDVQPVSIGEIDMRHIPDLIPALSVLAAVSRGTTVLKNIGPGRMKESNRVKAMLQLNKMGANIREIGDDLIIEGVGSLNSASISTYNDHRVQMAFTLASLRAAGEGSELTFPNAYRISYPEFFEHLALLGIQAAPDDPAAAPKELRAEEVVSV
- a CDS encoding AMP-binding protein, producing MIASHHLDGGRLILNRFADADPQKDAVVDLSLSSPIVMSNGELNDLACRAAAGLIERGVQPGESVAYMLPNSWEFVALTLAIWKIGAVACPMLPALREREIPFIMNKSRSRVLIIPASYRKFEYGPMIESIRPQLTGLEHLITISDRDPKDLTRCLGGLAAQDPDEAELERRRPGADSPAQLLFTSGTTGEPKGVIHTHGTLSHGVLAHAEGLGLSAEDTLWIPSPMAHQTGFLYGMIMAMYVGATQVCQAEWDVSKARVAIEKYGATFVQAAMPFLADLTREENPPQGLKVFIATGAPVPRKLAQEASERLNCKVAGGWGSTESCMISVGSVKNYTEASWNSDGQVIAGREMKITDEQGRTLPPGQEGLFKVKTPAMFTAYLDHPEWYEAAVDPDGYFNTGDLAIIDEEGNLHLTGRVKDVINRGGVKIPVAEIENLLYQMEGLRDVAIVGMPDPRLNERICAYVALNDPGRGIALEDLTAYLEGKGVTKIYWPERLELIPEMPRTTTGKIQKYVLRQMIADKLKAAE